In the genome of Pelagibacterium nitratireducens, one region contains:
- a CDS encoding tetratricopeptide repeat protein, which yields MPIVRSTAFALAATCSALLSLGTVLPAQAQSALDAAQELAQMLDGVTATELSGDNLVSALEGAADAGQPIALWQLGTMYETGSGVQKDPAKAFQYFSRIANENADAPPSSLDADIVAQSFVKIGDYYLHGVPDAGIPEDASRGQTLLMHAATYFGDADAQFRVGMLYLSSEGFGVNPLQGARWLSLAARKGHPGAQARLGEMLVLGDGIEAQPVEGLMWLNIAYRSALGTSDEGWIRELTDSAMAKADPAQAETALRAADTLGSQFADF from the coding sequence ATGCCTATAGTCAGGAGTACTGCGTTCGCTCTGGCTGCGACCTGTTCGGCTCTGCTGTCGCTCGGCACCGTGCTGCCGGCGCAGGCGCAAAGCGCGCTCGATGCCGCCCAGGAACTGGCCCAGATGCTTGATGGCGTGACGGCCACCGAACTGAGCGGGGACAATCTGGTCTCCGCGCTCGAGGGCGCGGCCGATGCCGGCCAGCCCATAGCGCTGTGGCAGCTCGGGACCATGTATGAAACCGGATCGGGGGTTCAGAAAGACCCGGCCAAGGCCTTTCAGTATTTTTCGCGCATTGCCAATGAGAATGCGGATGCGCCGCCAAGCTCGCTCGACGCGGATATCGTGGCGCAGTCCTTCGTCAAGATCGGCGATTACTATCTGCATGGGGTGCCCGATGCCGGCATTCCAGAGGATGCGTCGCGCGGCCAGACGCTGCTGATGCACGCGGCGACCTATTTCGGCGACGCGGATGCGCAGTTTCGGGTGGGCATGCTGTATCTGAGCTCCGAGGGGTTCGGGGTGAACCCGTTGCAGGGTGCGCGCTGGCTGTCGCTGGCGGCCCGAAAGGGGCATCCGGGCGCGCAGGCTCGGCTGGGTGAAATGCTGGTTTTGGGCGACGGTATCGAGGCGCAGCCGGTCGAAGGGCTGATGTGGCTCAATATCGCCTATCGCTCAGCGCTCGGGACGAGCGATGAAGGCTGGATCCGCGAATTGACCGACAGCGCGATGGCCAAGGCCGATCCGGCACAGGCCGAAACCGCGCTGCGGGCGGCCGATACTCTGGGAAGCCAGTTCGCCGATTTCTAG
- the xth gene encoding exodeoxyribonuclease III gives MRIATWNINGINARLPAVLTWLDETKPDIVGLQEIKCLDENFPRAEFESRGYNVETHGQKSFNGVALLSKLPFDEVHRGLPGNDEDPQSRLIEGVFSTEDGGVVRVCNIYLPNGNPVDTEKFPYKLGWMDRLHDFVEQRLAYEEPFILMGDFNLIPTGLDCHDPSAWWGDALFRPESLEKWRRLVNLGLTDALRATTSDQVFTFWDFQAGAWRRNAGIRIDHLLLSPQAADRLTGVTIHKDTRGWDKPSDHVPVEGDFTLAGLSAKAA, from the coding sequence ATGCGCATAGCTACCTGGAACATCAACGGCATCAACGCACGCCTCCCGGCCGTCCTCACCTGGCTCGACGAGACAAAACCCGACATCGTCGGCCTCCAGGAAATCAAATGCCTCGATGAGAACTTCCCCCGCGCCGAATTCGAATCGCGCGGCTACAATGTCGAGACTCATGGCCAGAAGAGCTTCAACGGCGTCGCCCTGCTCTCAAAGCTCCCTTTTGATGAAGTCCATCGCGGCCTGCCTGGCAATGACGAAGACCCCCAGTCCCGCCTCATCGAAGGCGTCTTTTCCACTGAAGATGGCGGCGTGGTGCGCGTGTGCAACATCTACCTGCCCAACGGAAACCCGGTCGATACCGAAAAATTCCCCTACAAGCTTGGCTGGATGGACCGGCTCCACGATTTCGTCGAGCAGCGCCTGGCCTATGAGGAACCCTTCATCCTGATGGGCGATTTCAACCTCATCCCCACCGGCCTTGATTGCCACGATCCGTCCGCCTGGTGGGGCGATGCCCTGTTCCGGCCCGAGAGCCTCGAAAAATGGCGCCGCCTCGTCAATCTGGGTCTGACCGACGCCCTGCGCGCCACGACCAGCGATCAGGTCTTCACCTTCTGGGATTTCCAGGCCGGCGCCTGGCGCCGCAACGCCGGCATCCGCATCGACCATTTGCTGCTCTCGCCCCAGGCCGCCGACCGGCTCACCGGCGTCACCATCCACAAGGACACCCGTGGCTGGGACAAGCCCTCGGACCATGTCCCCGTCGAAGGCGATTTCACCCTCGCAGGCCTCTCGGCCAAAGCCGCGTAG
- a CDS encoding LysE family translocator, whose amino-acid sequence MSTEFLITALVVCLLPGSGVLYTLAVGLGRGFKASIAAAFGCTLGIIPSALASIVGLAAIFHASAVAFQTLKYLGVAYLLYMAWSILRSGGAMGLEADRSPASMAKIATSGALINVLNPKLSLFFLAFLPQFVPLDTPNATPTLLLHAAMFMAITFVTFVGYGACAALARDYVISRPDVLKWIRRSFAASFGLLGLRLALSDR is encoded by the coding sequence ATGAGCACCGAATTCCTGATCACTGCCCTGGTCGTCTGTCTGCTCCCCGGTTCGGGCGTGCTTTACACGCTGGCCGTGGGCTTGGGTCGCGGTTTCAAAGCCTCTATCGCAGCCGCCTTCGGCTGCACGCTGGGCATCATCCCCTCCGCTCTTGCCTCTATCGTCGGTCTGGCCGCCATCTTCCACGCCAGCGCCGTGGCCTTCCAGACCCTCAAATATCTCGGCGTTGCCTATCTGCTTTATATGGCCTGGTCGATTCTGCGCTCCGGCGGCGCCATGGGGCTCGAGGCCGACCGCTCGCCAGCCTCCATGGCCAAAATCGCCACCAGCGGCGCCCTCATCAACGTCCTCAACCCCAAGCTCAGCCTCTTCTTTCTGGCCTTCCTGCCCCAGTTCGTTCCCCTCGACACACCCAACGCAACCCCAACACTGCTCTTGCATGCGGCAATGTTCATGGCGATAACCTTTGTGACCTTCGTGGGGTACGGAGCCTGCGCCGCACTGGCGCGTGACTATGTCATCTCCCGGCCCGACGTGCTCAAATGGATAAGGCGCAGCTTTGCGGCAAGCTTCGGCCTGCTCGGCCTGCGCCTCGCCCTTTCAGATCGCTGA
- the erpA gene encoding iron-sulfur cluster insertion protein ErpA: MTDIQLSPNEVVLTERAAKRINRILSKEDPGTVLRIAVAGGGCSGFQYEYNFVKETPTEDDLVLSRDGATVYIDSMSLEFMGGAEIDFVDDLIGQSFQIKNPNAVASCGCGTSFAV; encoded by the coding sequence ATGACCGATATCCAACTATCACCGAACGAGGTCGTTTTGACAGAGCGCGCCGCCAAGCGGATCAATCGCATCCTGTCAAAGGAAGACCCTGGCACCGTCCTGCGCATCGCCGTAGCGGGCGGCGGGTGTTCGGGTTTCCAGTACGAGTACAATTTCGTCAAGGAAACCCCCACCGAAGACGATCTGGTCCTTTCCCGGGACGGGGCCACCGTTTACATCGATTCGATGAGCCTTGAATTCATGGGCGGCGCCGAAATCGACTTTGTCGACGATCTGATCGGCCAGTCCTTCCAGATCAAGAACCCCAACGCCGTCGCCTCGTGCGGCTGCGGCACCAGCTTCGCGGTCTGA